A portion of the Candidatus Goldiibacteriota bacterium genome contains these proteins:
- a CDS encoding tetratricopeptide repeat protein, whose amino-acid sequence MKKLLIISVLIVFAVMPVYAKNYFKDGNKNYFNGQYDKALSDYNEFIKKHPKYYEGYYNAGNSLFRMEQYEDALSMYKKAEELKPKDEDIKYNIKVTQEKIKEQPQKKQDNKDNKQDKQKENNDKGQGDKQEQQKNQDKQQPDNNKAGDEKQSGDGAGKSEEQQAKEQQEERKQKLGGMSEDEAQAMLNMMQKQEKQLQQYFNRQGKEQKPQGNMQQLNPFDMMRMSPEEIMQYMQRQMNEPMQGQKDPNSNEKDW is encoded by the coding sequence ATGAAAAAACTGTTAATAATTTCAGTGCTTATAGTATTTGCGGTAATGCCGGTATATGCCAAAAATTATTTCAAAGACGGCAATAAAAATTACTTTAACGGGCAATATGATAAAGCACTCTCTGATTATAATGAATTCATAAAAAAACACCCGAAATATTATGAAGGGTATTATAATGCCGGAAACTCCCTTTTTAGAATGGAACAGTACGAAGACGCCCTGTCTATGTATAAAAAAGCGGAAGAATTAAAACCTAAGGATGAAGATATAAAGTACAATATAAAAGTGACACAAGAGAAGATAAAAGAACAGCCTCAAAAGAAACAGGATAATAAGGATAACAAGCAGGACAAGCAGAAAGAAAATAATGATAAAGGGCAGGGCGATAAACAGGAACAACAGAAAAATCAGGACAAGCAGCAGCCTGATAATAATAAAGCCGGTGATGAGAAGCAGTCCGGAGACGGCGCCGGCAAATCAGAAGAGCAGCAGGCAAAAGAACAACAGGAAGAAAGAAAGCAGAAGCTTGGCGGGATGAGCGAAGATGAAGCACAGGCAATGCTTAATATGATGCAGAAACAGGAAAAACAACTTCAGCAGTATTTTAACAGGCAGGGAAAAGAACAGAAGCCGCAGGGAAATATGCAGCAGCTTAATCCGTTTGATATGATGCGCATGTCGCCTGAAGAGATAATGCAGTATATGCAGCGGCAGATGAATGAACCAATGCAGGGGCAAAAAGACCCGAATTCAAATGAGAAGGACTGGTAA
- a CDS encoding ATP-dependent DNA helicase: MGYGIVFVYGIIIKKDVYKYMIEKYFTEDVPSVIPDFEERPEQIAMAKAVHKAISRGQNLLIEAGTGVGKTLGYLIPAAEYAIKNDTRVIITTYSRTLQSQIIKKDLPVVQKIFPELKFEAAYGMSNYMCRRRAFALQDKTTLFQDAGGSGNIIDFLNNAQGLKENSPFHIPEEVWSSINRDKNQCAEESCEHFRKCHYWTMRRRLNKCHIVVVNHHLFFSDIVFGAKILPEASCVVFDEAHKLEEVMREMISRSFSSFGFASLLAEAADFIYGAGKSRKKDKNSNTAAVKKSVDEFIRLLLSERELQLDRKNTALIDRQVSSFIDLQKELADLMYILKGKAAEADTSDERKYAEYLFGSLEGSALTVKDWLNRNNPKYFYWLEQEPDSNVNLWITPYRLDEDFEEKIASSYESVIMTSATLAAGEDFSYIIKQFGVYSADQGVLKSPFDYKKQSILYLEKELPLPSEKEFAPALINRLQEVIEITGGATLILFTSIDLMKKSYEALKPKFRGIKFLMQGQFNAVKLIEKFREGPAVLFATSSFWQGVDIKGDALKCVVITKLPFEVPEHPLQKAIYRHVKEQGGNDFADIALPRAVFMLKQGFGRLIRGKEDRGAVIILDTRITKKTYGKSFIKSLPDADITSDMDNVINFFNK; this comes from the coding sequence ATGGGATATGGGATAGTATTTGTATATGGGATAATAATTAAAAAGGATGTTTACAAATATATGATTGAAAAATATTTTACAGAAGATGTGCCGTCGGTAATACCGGATTTTGAAGAAAGGCCTGAACAGATAGCAATGGCTAAAGCCGTGCATAAGGCCATATCGCGCGGACAGAACCTTTTAATAGAGGCAGGCACCGGAGTGGGTAAAACGCTTGGCTACCTTATACCGGCCGCGGAATACGCCATAAAAAATGATACCAGGGTTATCATTACCACCTATTCAAGGACGCTGCAGTCGCAGATTATTAAAAAAGACCTTCCTGTGGTGCAGAAAATATTTCCGGAATTAAAATTTGAAGCCGCGTATGGAATGTCCAATTATATGTGCCGCAGGCGCGCTTTCGCGCTGCAGGACAAGACTACGCTGTTCCAGGACGCGGGAGGTTCCGGCAATATAATTGATTTTCTAAATAACGCACAGGGGCTTAAAGAAAACAGCCCTTTTCATATACCTGAAGAAGTCTGGTCTTCCATTAACCGGGATAAAAACCAGTGCGCGGAAGAATCATGCGAACATTTCCGTAAGTGCCATTACTGGACAATGAGAAGGCGTTTAAATAAGTGCCATATTGTTGTGGTTAACCATCATTTGTTTTTCAGCGATATAGTTTTCGGCGCGAAGATACTGCCGGAAGCGTCATGCGTGGTTTTTGATGAAGCGCACAAGCTTGAAGAAGTGATGAGGGAGATGATAAGCAGGTCTTTTTCTTCTTTTGGTTTCGCGTCGCTTCTGGCGGAAGCCGCTGATTTTATTTATGGGGCGGGAAAAAGCAGAAAAAAAGATAAAAATTCCAATACGGCCGCGGTTAAAAAGTCCGTGGATGAATTTATACGCCTGTTATTATCAGAAAGGGAACTGCAGCTTGACAGAAAAAATACCGCTCTTATAGACAGGCAGGTTTCTTCATTCATTGACCTGCAAAAAGAACTTGCAGACCTTATGTACATATTGAAGGGGAAAGCCGCCGAGGCAGACACTTCTGATGAGCGCAAATACGCCGAATATTTATTCGGTTCCCTTGAAGGTTCCGCCCTTACCGTTAAGGACTGGTTAAACAGAAACAACCCAAAATATTTTTACTGGCTGGAACAGGAGCCTGACAGCAACGTGAACCTTTGGATAACGCCATACAGGCTTGATGAGGATTTTGAAGAAAAAATAGCTTCATCTTATGAAAGCGTTATCATGACTTCCGCCACGCTTGCCGCGGGGGAGGATTTTTCATATATCATAAAGCAGTTCGGGGTGTATTCCGCGGACCAGGGCGTTTTAAAATCCCCGTTTGATTATAAAAAACAGAGTATTCTGTACCTTGAAAAAGAACTGCCGCTGCCGTCTGAAAAAGAGTTTGCACCGGCTTTAATAAACAGGCTTCAGGAAGTGATAGAAATTACCGGCGGTGCCACGCTTATACTTTTTACCAGTATTGATTTAATGAAAAAATCCTATGAAGCGTTAAAACCAAAATTCAGGGGCATAAAATTCCTGATGCAGGGGCAGTTTAACGCCGTGAAACTTATTGAAAAGTTCAGGGAAGGCCCTGCTGTTTTGTTTGCCACAAGTTCTTTTTGGCAGGGTGTGGATATAAAAGGCGACGCTTTAAAGTGCGTGGTTATAACAAAGCTGCCTTTTGAAGTTCCGGAACACCCGCTTCAGAAAGCCATATACAGGCATGTGAAAGAACAGGGCGGAAATGATTTCGCGGATATCGCGCTGCCAAGGGCTGTCTTTATGTTAAAACAGGGATTTGGCAGGTTAATAAGGGGTAAGGAAGACAGAGGGGCGGTTATTATTTTAGATACGCGAATCACAAAAAAAACCTATGGTAAAAGTTTTATTAAATCACTTCCGGATGCTGATATCACAAGCGATATGGATAATGTTATAAACTTTTTTAATAAATAA